A single genomic interval of Haloterrigena salifodinae harbors:
- a CDS encoding sulfurtransferase TusA family protein, translating into MTEYEITETLDVKGQNCPMPVVKTKQNIDGLGAGEVLEVLATDPGSMSDIAGWAETTEGVELVDQDEGDDVFTHYVRKTE; encoded by the coding sequence ATGACTGAGTACGAAATCACCGAGACGCTCGACGTGAAGGGACAGAATTGCCCGATGCCGGTCGTCAAGACGAAGCAGAACATCGACGGACTCGGGGCAGGCGAGGTTCTGGAAGTCTTGGCAACTGACCCCGGGAGTATGAGTGACATCGCTGGTTGGGCGGAGACGACCGAGGGTGTGGAGCTCGTCGACCAGGATGAGGGTGACGACGTCTTCACCCACTACGTTCGCAAGACGGAGTAA
- a CDS encoding DsrE/DsrF/DrsH-like family protein, whose amino-acid sequence MRTDTPQTPTADDEPLSRAELEERITELEDRLSDVESESGDEQPKMSIIATKGTLDMAYPPLILASTAAAFGYEVTVFHTFWGLDILHEEQSKNLKLSSVGNPNMQVPNAIAALPGMDRVTTKLMERQIEDNDTATIEELIDTSLEMGVEFQACQMTIDLMDYDENDFYNGVTVGVGAATAIQDMTESDIQLLI is encoded by the coding sequence ATGCGTACGGACACCCCACAGACGCCCACCGCTGACGACGAACCGCTGAGTCGAGCAGAACTCGAGGAGCGAATTACGGAACTCGAGGACCGGCTTAGCGATGTTGAGTCCGAGAGCGGCGATGAACAGCCGAAGATGTCGATCATCGCGACGAAGGGGACACTCGATATGGCGTACCCGCCGCTCATCCTCGCAAGTACCGCCGCCGCGTTTGGCTACGAGGTGACGGTCTTCCACACGTTTTGGGGGCTGGACATCCTCCACGAGGAGCAGTCGAAGAACCTGAAGCTGAGTTCCGTCGGCAATCCCAATATGCAGGTCCCAAACGCGATCGCGGCGCTTCCGGGTATGGATCGCGTGACAACGAAACTGATGGAACGACAGATCGAGGACAACGACACGGCGACGATCGAGGAACTCATCGACACCTCCCTGGAGATGGGTGTCGAGTTCCAGGCCTGTCAGATGACGATCGATCTGATGGACTACGACGAAAACGACTTCTACAACGGTGTCACCGTCGGTGTCGGGGCAGCGACGGCGATTCAGGACATGACTGAATCCGACATTCAACTCCTCATTTAA
- a CDS encoding DUF2270 domain-containing protein produces MSRPSAKEIDPSDAEQRELGEGLLEEDMGPSSATAHLYRGEIHRMKFWRERLDRTTNWAVLVISAILTWAFSRPSIPHYIILIGVATLSVFLLIEARRYRGYDIWRSRVRKLQENVFAYGLDPSAGLPDPDWRETLSLDYREPTIKISTEEAIAHRLRRVYLPLFTVLLAAWLVRITAFSPEPWVTSAAIGMIPGSIVVGLVTLFYLGAAITAVRPRTWHAKGELRSENLREK; encoded by the coding sequence ATGTCACGACCCTCAGCGAAAGAGATCGATCCCAGCGACGCAGAGCAGCGGGAACTGGGAGAAGGCCTTCTCGAGGAGGATATGGGGCCTAGTTCAGCGACTGCTCACCTCTATCGGGGCGAGATTCACCGCATGAAATTCTGGCGAGAGCGCCTCGATCGGACGACGAACTGGGCAGTTCTCGTCATCTCCGCGATCCTCACATGGGCGTTCTCACGGCCCAGTATTCCACACTATATCATTCTCATCGGTGTGGCCACGCTCTCGGTATTCCTGCTGATCGAGGCTCGTCGGTATCGGGGATACGACATCTGGCGAAGCAGAGTCAGGAAGTTGCAAGAAAACGTCTTCGCATACGGCCTCGACCCCTCCGCTGGATTACCTGATCCCGACTGGCGTGAAACGCTGAGTCTGGATTACCGGGAACCGACGATCAAGATCAGCACGGAGGAAGCGATAGCTCACCGTCTCCGACGGGTGTACCTGCCGCTTTTCACCGTGTTACTCGCTGCGTGGCTCGTGCGTATCACCGCCTTCTCTCCAGAGCCGTGGGTGACAAGTGCAGCGATCGGGATGATTCCCGGGTCGATCGTGGTAGGACTTGTGACACTGTTCTATCTCGGTGCAGCTATTACTGCTGTTCGCCCTCGAACGTGGCACGCAAAGGGCGAACTGCGTTCTGAAAATCTGCGTGAAAAATGA
- a CDS encoding SHOCT domain-containing protein yields MPRHGSLLLKSAGALLLAFIVLSVIATVVGIVLSVVATVVAAVATLAMLAVVVLAAVGLVSLLRDDGGGGDLETEYGRDGARSTDDREERLRSQYVDGELSETEFERELDRLLEDGRGRTDGLDTRRSRDSTTNRTRLWDR; encoded by the coding sequence ATGCCCCGACATGGATCACTCCTGCTCAAGAGCGCCGGCGCCCTCCTGCTCGCGTTCATCGTGCTCAGCGTCATCGCGACGGTCGTCGGTATCGTCCTCTCGGTCGTCGCGACCGTCGTGGCAGCCGTCGCGACGCTCGCGATGCTTGCCGTCGTCGTCCTCGCGGCCGTCGGACTCGTCTCCTTGCTCCGAGACGACGGTGGAGGAGGCGATCTCGAGACCGAGTACGGACGCGACGGCGCCCGGTCGACCGACGACCGCGAGGAACGCCTCCGCTCGCAGTACGTCGACGGCGAACTCAGCGAGACCGAGTTCGAACGGGAACTCGACCGTCTGCTCGAGGACGGGCGCGGTCGAACCGACGGTCTCGACACGCGGCGCTCGCGCGACTCGACGACCAATCGGACGCGGCTCTGGGATCGGTAG